GACCATTTTTTCGGCAACTACATTGACATATGCGGATCGAACGGTCGCGACGTTTACTACACTCGGCGAACTGCTTGACAAGGTCTATTTTGCTCGGGCAGAACGGGAGCGGGTGAAATCCCAGGCAGCCGATTTGGAACGCTGGCTAGATAATGAAATCGCCAAGTTGAAATTGAAGATGAACAAGTTGGAAAAAGAGCAGAATGCGGCCGAGAAACTGGATACGTTCCAGTTATATGGTGAACTGCTCACAGCGAATAGTTATGCTATCAATAAAGGTGATAGAGAAGCTGTCGTCGACAATTACTATGAGGAAGGAACGACTGTGACGATTCCGCTTGACCCGAGGAAGACGCCGATTGAAAATGCGCAGCGTTATTATTCCCGCTACACGAAGGCGAAAAATGCGTTGATCATGATTGCGGAACAGTTGGAGAAAGCGAAAGAAGACATCGATTATTTTGAGATGATTAAACAGCAGGTTATGCAAGCGTCTCCTGAGGATATCGATGAAATTCGTGAGGAATTGGCGGAGTTAGGTTTGATGCGCGCAAGAAGAGGCAAGAAAAAGCAGAAGCCGAAAAAGCCATCACCTGAGTCGTATATATCATCTTCCGGCATTCCGATTTCGGTCGGTAAGAATAACAAGCAAAATGATTATTTGACGTTCAAGATTGCTGCAAGGGATCATGTATGGCTTCATACGAAGGACATTCCCGGATCGCACGTCGTCATCCATGATTCGAATCCGGATGAGCAGACGATTGAAGAAGCAGCGATTCTTTCGGCTTATTTCAGTAAGGCGAGGGGTTCGTCGTCTGTTCCGGTAGATTTTACGGAAATCCGTCATGTTAAGAAACCAAATGGTTCGAAACCTGGATTTGTTATTTATTTTGAGCAGAAGACGTTGTTTGTCACACCTGATGAGGATGTTGTTAGGAAGTTGAGGAAGTGAAAAAAGGATTGCCATCCCAACGAGGATGGCAATCCTTTTTCGTTTTTACTATTTAGCTAATAATCCAGCTTTCAATTTCCCATGCCACTCCAGTAAACCAGCCATTGACTCTGTTGTAATTGCACCGCTTTCTTTCGCCATCTCAGTAAGTGCTCCGAAATCCGTCAAACTCTCATAAGATAAGTTTGCCTCTTTAAATGCTTTATCTGCACTTTCGAGTTCATATGTAAAAATGGAGACAACCCCTGCAACTTCGATTCCTTCAGATTGCAGCGCTTCAACAGCATTCAGACTGCTGCCTCCCGTGGAAATCAAGTCTTCAATGATGACTGCTTTATCCTTAGGTTCTACTTTCCCCTCGATTTGGCGGCTTCGACCATGCCCTTTCGCTTTTGAACGGATATACACCATCGGTAAGCCTAAAATATCAGCGACCCAGGCCGCATGTGGAATGCCGGCAGTTGCCGTTCCCGCAATAAGCGTCGTTTCAGGATAATTTGTTTTAATTAACCCGGCAAGCCCTTGTGCAATTTGTTTTCGTCCTACTGGATCGGACATCGTCAACCGGTTATCACAATAGATCGGTGATTGAATTCCCGATGCCCATGTGAATGGAACCTCCGGACTTAATTCCACCGCTCCTACATTCAATAAAATTTTCGCAATTTCCTTCTTATCCAACCCACTCTACCCCTCTCCATCTAGCATTAATTTGTTCGTATGCTACACGAGGATCCGATGCACCTGTAATCGCCCTGCCGACTACGATATGAGTCGATCCTTCCTGCCTTGCTTCCTTTGGCGTAGCAATCCTTTTCTGGTCATGCGTTCCGCTTTCCGGAAGACGGATCCCAGGAGTGACTTTCAGGAATTCCGGTCCGCATACTTCTGAAATGATAGCAGCCTCTTGTACGGAGCAAACGACCCCATCCAATCCAGCATCCTTTGTAAGCT
The sequence above is drawn from the Sporosarcina luteola genome and encodes:
- the pyrE gene encoding orotate phosphoribosyltransferase, which translates into the protein MDKKEIAKILLNVGAVELSPEVPFTWASGIQSPIYCDNRLTMSDPVGRKQIAQGLAGLIKTNYPETTLIAGTATAGIPHAAWVADILGLPMVYIRSKAKGHGRSRQIEGKVEPKDKAVIIEDLISTGGSSLNAVEALQSEGIEVAGVVSIFTYELESADKAFKEANLSYESLTDFGALTEMAKESGAITTESMAGLLEWHGKLKAGLLAK
- a CDS encoding Rqc2 family fibronectin-binding protein — translated: MAFDGLFTAAITQELQQIKDGRISKIHQPNTQEVVLMVRAGRSNYKLLISTHPSYSRVQLTDETIVNPSEPPMFCMVLRKHLEGGMIQSIQQSGNDRIISFDIRAKNEIGDDIHRRLIVEIMGRHSNMLLIDPERNMIIDSMKHLPPSVNSYRTVMPGQPYVPAPPQEKLDPFDLDEKELLALLPEWENAKQVVGKLSGFSPIHGEELLYRLKEASERDAYNIYKNFLSSFKGGTQTPTIAEVGTKTIFSATTLTYADRTVATFTTLGELLDKVYFARAERERVKSQAADLERWLDNEIAKLKLKMNKLEKEQNAAEKLDTFQLYGELLTANSYAINKGDREAVVDNYYEEGTTVTIPLDPRKTPIENAQRYYSRYTKAKNALIMIAEQLEKAKEDIDYFEMIKQQVMQASPEDIDEIREELAELGLMRARRGKKKQKPKKPSPESYISSSGIPISVGKNNKQNDYLTFKIAARDHVWLHTKDIPGSHVVIHDSNPDEQTIEEAAILSAYFSKARGSSSVPVDFTEIRHVKKPNGSKPGFVIYFEQKTLFVTPDEDVVRKLRK